GATACCAACAATAAAAAATATTTAGATTTTGTAGCCGGAGTTTCGGCTTGTACTTTAGGACATCAGCATCCAAGAGTAAATCAGGCTATAAAAGATCAGCTGGACAAATATTCTCATGTTATGGTTTACGGAGAATATTCACAGAGTCCAGCGGTTCAGTACTGCAAATTAATGGCTTCTTTGCTTCCAGAATCATTAAACAAAACTTATTTGGTAAATTCAGGTACAGAAGCTATTGAAGGCGCTTTAAAACTTGCTAAAAGAACTACAGGACGCAGTCAGCTTATTTCATGTTATAACGCCTATCACGGTAACACAATGGGTTCTATGAGCGTTATGGGATTTGAAGAACGCAAACAAGCATTTCGACCACTGCTTCCAGATGTTGATTTTATCACTTTTAATAATGAAGCAGATTTAGAAAAAATAACCACTCGAACGGCAGCAATTCTTTTAGAAACTATTCAGGGAGGAGCAGGATTTATTCAGCCGGAAAATAATTTTCTTGAAAAAGTCCGCAAACGCTGTGATGAGGTTGGTGCGCTAATGATTGTTGATGAGATTCAGCCTGGTTTTGGCAGAACTGGAAAACTATTTGGTTTTCAAAACTACAATGTTGTTCCAGATATTGTAGTAATGGGAAAAGGTATGGGAGGCGGAATGCCGGTTGGCGCTTTTACTGCCTCTGCTGAAAAAATGGACCTTTTAACCGAAAATCCGAAATTAGGACATATCACGACTTTTGGAGGACACCCTGTCATTGCGTCAGCCTGCTTAGCTACTTTGCAGGAATTAACTGAAACGAATCTGATGGAAGAAACTCTAGAAAAGGAAAAACTCTTCAGATCACTTTTGGTACATCCTTTGATTACAGAAGTAAGAGGAAAAGGATTAATGCTGGCAGCAATGACTGAAACAGCAGATATTACCAATCAAGTTATTTTAAATTGTCAGGATAAAGGTTTAATATTATTCTGGCTCTTGTTTGAAGGATGCGCCATCAGAATAACACCACCATTAACCATTTCTGAAGAAGAAATAAAAGAAGGCTGTGCTATAATTTTAAGTGTCATGGATGACATATTAAAAAACCAGCAATTGTAATAAAGGAGCTTCAAAAACTTCAACTCATTACCTCTGGCTGTCATAAAAAGAGCGGTAATCTGGTTAATATTTTATATATCAAAAGATTACAACTTAAAAAACACATAATTTGTGCCATTATTGTTAATTAAATTGTTCAAAACAATTAAATTTACAGCCTAACATCAATGACATGGATGCCTAAATTTATAATAGGCTAATTTCAAATAAAACTAAAGTATGCAATTAAGCAACGAAGAAGAAGATTATAACCTATCCCTATCCAAATTTGAGTCGATGTTAAAAACGAACAAAGTACTCTTTTTTGATTCTGAAGAATTTGAGGAAATCATTCTTCATTATTTAGACATAGGTAAGGCTAATTTAGCAAAAAAAGCCTTAAAACTTGCATTAGATCAGCATCCGAAATCTACAGGCTTAAAATTAGTACAAGTAGAAATGCTGGTTTACGAAGACAAACTCGAACTTGCTGAGAAGCTGTTAAACGAGTTGTATGCAATCGAACCGAACAACGAGGAAATCTATATTCAAAAAGCCAATATCTGCTCTAAAAGAGATCAGCACGAAAAAGCAGTAGAACTTCTTAAAATTGCTCTGCAATATACAGATGATTACGCCGATGTGTACAATCTTATTGGAATGGAATATCTTTTTATGGACAATCTCGAACTGGCAAAAGAAAGCTTCATCAAATGTCTTGAAGAAGATTTAGAAGATCAGTCTGCATTGTACAACGTGGTTTACTGTTTTGAATTTTTAGATCAAAATCAGGAAGCTATCGTTTATCTTAACGAATATATTAATAGAAATCCATACAGTGAAATCGCCTGGCATCAGCTTGGAAGACTTCATTATGGTGTTAAAGAATATGAAAACGCCATTCGTGCTTTTGACTACGCAACCCTAATCGACGACGAATTTTTGGGTGCTTTTATGGAAAAAGCAAAAGCATACGAGCGTCTTAAAAAGTACAACGAAGCCATCGAAAGCTACAACCGTACTATTGAATTAGACGACGCGACATCGTATGCGTTACTGCGAATTGGAAAATGCTATGAAAAACTTGGAAATGCTGTAAAAGCACTTCAGTATTACAATCAAACTGTTCATGAAGATCCTCTTTTGGACAAAGGATGGATTGCAATTACTGATTTTCATATGCGCCAGAAGAATTTCCAAAAAGCATTATTCTTTGTCAATAAAGCATTAGCGATTGACAATCAAAATCGTTTGTATTGGAAACGCTACGCTACCATCAATAAACAAATGAACTTTTTTGAAGAAGCTGAATTTGGTTATAGAAAAGCAGTAGAATTTGGTGATTATGCTTTGGATACATGGTTATTTTGGGTTGATATACTTCAGTTTCTAGGAGAATTCGAAAGTGCAATCCAAACTTTACTGCAGGCTTCAGAATATTTTCCAGAAGAAAACGAAATTGAATATCGTTTGGCTGGATTGTATTTCATGATTCAGGACAATACAAAAGCCAAATTCCACTTAAGCAATGGTTTGAGATTAAACTTCGACAATTACATTATAATTGAAGATTTGTTTCCGGTAGTGTGGACCAAAAAAATGGTTAGAAATTATATAGAAAAACATAGAAAATAATAATGATAGATACTCTAAAAAGACGATTTGGCTTGTTAGGCCGTAATATTAGTTACTCATTTTCAAAAGGTTATTTTACAGAAAAATTCAACAATGAAGTTTTTGCAGGCAACACCTATGAAAACTTTGATATTTCTGAAATCAACCATTTTACAGGATTAATTAAAAACAATCCAGATTTAAAGGGTTTAAATGTTACGATTCCTTATAAAGAACAGATTATTCCTTATTTAGATAAACTATCAAAAAAAGCCTCTTTAATTGGCGCTGTAAATACTATTAAATTTACCAAAAGCGGAAAATTAAAAGGATACAATACTGATTATTACGGTTTCAAAAAATCATTAAAACCGCTTTTAGAACCGCATCACAAAAAAGCTCTTATTTTAGGGACTGGTGGCGCTTCAAAAGGAGTTGCATTTGCTTTAGACGAATTGGATATTCCATACACATTTGTATCAAGAGAAGCCAAAGAAAACATTATCGATTATGATTTGATAAATGCTACTACATTTGACAATTTTCAAATTATCATCAATTGTACACCAGTGGGTACAAGTCCAAACATTGAAGCCTGCCCTGACCTTCCGTATGAGTTTTTCACTGAAAAACACATCGCTTACGATTTAATTTACAATCCAGCGGAAACACAATTCTTAAAAAATGCCAAAGAAAGAGGTGCTGTAATCAAAAACGGATATGATATGCTTATTTTTCAGGCAGAAAAGGCGTGGAAAATCTGGAACAAGTAAAAAATACTGCAAAATAAAATATGAAAAAGTAATTTTCGTAAATTAGTCTACTCATTTGTAGATAGTTATGAAAAAATTTATACCTTACTTCTGCATATTTTATTTCATTTCATTTTACACCAAAGCTCAGGTTTCGGATACTTCCAAAACTAACAATCCGTTTGCTGAAGCTCGTTACCATTATTTTCTTAAAACCGTAATTCTTTTTAACGAATATCTTGATACAGACAACGGTTCGTACAATACTACACAATTACGACTTTTATATCCTATAGGAAATAAGGCATGGAATCTTCGATTCGATGTTCCTTTAATATCTGCCAACACTAACTCTGTCAACAAAACTGGTATTGGCGACATTGGAGCAGGTATAAGCTACATTCCATTCATTAAAAACAACAACGGACTTGCCATAAGAGCCAGAGTGATTTCAAATTCAGCGCAAGATCCTAATTTCGGGAGCGGAAAATGGGTTTTTATTCCTACCGTTTTTTATGCCCGATATCTCAAAACCAAAAAATTTCTCTGGATTTCTTCTTTAGAATATCAAGCTAGTTTTGCAGGTCAAAGCGATCGCAGCGATATTAATATAACAGCTTATGAAAATGTAGTTTTATATTTCTTTGGAAGAAACTGGATCTCAGCCGATACAGCTTTCCGTTATAATAACACAGTAAAAGGATTTCAAAATAATGCTTTTTTAGAATACGGAAGAAAAATATCTGCCGATGATTTGATTTATATTCACCCGAGTTATGCTTTTGGAGGAGAAAAAACTTATAATTTTGGTTTAGAAATAGGAATTCTGGTATTGTTTTAATTTAATTTTATCCCCTTTTTGATGCCTATAAATATGAATTTATCTAAAAATTATATGAAATCAGAATTTTTATTTCTTTCAAAAAAACAATAAAAATTAATATATCATAGTTATAAAGTAGAGTAAAGAATAAGAATTTCATCGTAAAATTCGGTATAAACAAACGATTTATTTTGTAGTTAGAAACACCTTTACTATCTTTCGCTCTGTTTAAAGTAAAACCTTATACATTTAAAAATGTTAGAAGAAAAGAATGATAACCTGCATGAAGCAGACGGAAAATTAGGAATCGATACCAGCAGTGCTGCGCAAAACGATGCCATCGAAAGTGAAGAAACTGAAACAGCAGAAACAAATGCCGTTTCAAATGATGAAATTGAAGCTGAAATACCAGCAGAAGCAGATCATCAGGATGCACTCTATGCCATAACCAATTCAAACGCTGAGGAAAGTGAAGACGAAACGCTGAAAGAGCGTCATGATATTCCTATGAAGGATTATGACACTTTATCGCTTGATGCACTTGTAGATGAATTGAAAAAGCTGATTACTATAGACAAAGTAATGTCTGTAAAAGATCATATCGAAGAAATAAAAAAATCATTTTTATCAAAATACAATCATCTTTTAGATGAAAAAAGAGAGGAATTCAATGCTTCAAAAGAAGACCCGAATGAAGAATTTGAATACCACTCACCTTTAAAATCTAAATTTGACGAGTACTATAATGTATTCAGAGAAAAAAGAAATGCCCACTTTAAGCATTTACAAACCAATCTAAAAACAAATTTAGAAAACAGACTTGCTATAGTTGAGGAATTAAAAGAACTTATTAATCCTCAAGAAAATATAAAAGATACTCTTAAGCATTTTAATGATTTAAGAGAAAGATGGAAAAATGCTGGAGCGATTCCAAAAGACAAATACAATCACGTTTGGAACAACTACCATTTCCATGTTGAGAATTTCTACGACTACCTGCATTTAGATCGTGAAGCAAGAGATTTAGACTTTAAACACAATCTAGAGCAAAAGCAGAAAATTATTGCTCGTGTTGAAGAATTAGTAAACGAAGCTGATGTTGCAAAAGCATTCCGTGAATTGCAAGATTTACACCGAATCTGGAAAGAAGAAATTGGACCAGTTTCTAAAGAATACCGTGATTCTATCTGGAACAAATTCAGTGAATTGACTAAAAAAATCCACGATAAAAGAGAACTATTATTCGAAAGCCAAAGAGCAAACGAACAACAAAATCTTGAAGTTAAAAAAGATATCATTGCTAAAATTGAAGTTTTAGGAACTGAAAAAGTAAACTCACATTCGCAGTGGCTGGTTCAGATTCAAAAAGTAGAAGCTTTACGAAATGATTTCTTTGCGACTGGAAAAGTACCAACTGAAGTAAACGAAGAAACTTGGGCTGCATTTAAAACAGCTGTTAGAAATTTCAATGCTTTTAAAAATTCGTTTTACAAAGACATTAAAAAAGATCAAAACGATAATTTAAACAAAAAAATGGCTCTTGTTGCCAAAGCAAAAGAGTTACAGGAAAGCACAGATTTCAGTTCTACTACTCCAATTATGAAACAAATTCAGGAAGAGTGGAAACAAATTGGTCATGTACCTAAAAAATATTCAGATAAAATCTGGAAAGAATTTAAGGATGCCTGCAACCATTATTTTGATAAATTAAAAGAACACAAATCAGAAGAAAACGCTGATGAGGTGGCTGCTTTTGACAACAAAAAAGCTTATTTAGAAACTTTAAGAGCTTATCAATTAACTGGAGATCACAAGACAGATTTGGATGCTATTAAACAGCATATTGAAATCTGGAAAGGATATGGAAAAGTTCCTTTTTCAAGACGTCATATCGAAGGTAAATTCAATAAAATTTTAGATGCTCTTTTTGAAAAATTAAGCTTAAGCAAAAAAGAATCTGAAATGATGCGTTTTGCAAACCGTATCGACTCTTTATCTGACAGCAACGATACGCGTAAATTAGACAATGAAAAAATCTTTATTATGCGTAAAATTGAAGAAGTTCAAAATGAAATTTTCCAGTTAGAAAATAACATTCAGTTCTTTGCCAATACCAAAAATTCTAAAAAAGAGAATTCAATAGTTACTGAAGTTCGCAAAAATATTGCGATTCACAAAGAAAGCCTTGAGGTTTGGAAAGACAAACTAAAACAACTTAGAAATTTAAACCAGGAATAAACTGGTAAAATTTCCAATATTTTAAATTCCAAATTCCATTGAAAACATATTCAATTGGAATTTGGAATTTTATTTTTGCTGCAATTTTTAAAAGATGTATGATTGTTTCATGACATCTTTTTTTATGAATTTACTTTCAAATAACAAATTGGTAAATTAATACTAAAAAATATTCGTTATATTTGATTAACCACTATTTATTGATAATCAATATAGTATATAGCTATTAATTTTTAATCACTAAGAAAATGAAATTTACAAGAAAAGCACACGCCAACTGGCAAGGAACCGGAATGGAAGGAAAAGGAACCATAAGCACACAAAGTACTACTTTAGATAACGCTCAATTATCTTTTAAAACAAGATTTGCAGACGGAGTTGGAACAAATCCTGAAGAATTGGTTGCTGCAGCTCATTCTGGATGTTTCACAATGCAATTAAGCTTTTTACTAAATGAAGCAGGATTTACAGCAGATGATTTAACTACAGAAGCAACCGTAACTTTTGAAGACGGTACAATTACCCTAATTCATTTAGACTTAAAAGGAAAAGTACCTTCAATATCACCAGAGGAATTTGAAAAAACAGCAGCAAAAGCAAAAGAAATCTGTCCTATTTCAAAACTTTTAAACACAACTATTACTTTATCTGCATCTTTGGTTTAATGAAAGATTTATGAATAAAAAAACCATCAGTTTGTGGCTGATGGTTTTTTTATTTTATATCAAACTTTAGATTAGTTCATTGTCGCTTTTAAAGCTTTTGCTTCAGCAGTCATTTCTAAAGCTTTGTAAACACCTAATAATGTTTTAGCAACATCTTCGTTTTTAGGGTCTAACTCATTTGCTTTTTTAAGGTAAGGAATCACTCCTTTGAAAACATCTTCTCTTTGCGCTTTTAAAACATCGTAACGTTTCATGTCTTTTGCAGAAGTTCCTAATTTATTCATCTCATCGATGATTGGTTTTTCAGCTTCTAATTTCAACGCTGCAAGATTTAAATATGCATTAGTATAGTTTGGATTGATTTCG
This is a stretch of genomic DNA from Flavobacterium endoglycinae. It encodes these proteins:
- a CDS encoding aspartate aminotransferase family protein, with protein sequence MNPDFIKYQAQTSPYPLGMEVSHAIGSYIYDTNNKKYLDFVAGVSACTLGHQHPRVNQAIKDQLDKYSHVMVYGEYSQSPAVQYCKLMASLLPESLNKTYLVNSGTEAIEGALKLAKRTTGRSQLISCYNAYHGNTMGSMSVMGFEERKQAFRPLLPDVDFITFNNEADLEKITTRTAAILLETIQGGAGFIQPENNFLEKVRKRCDEVGALMIVDEIQPGFGRTGKLFGFQNYNVVPDIVVMGKGMGGGMPVGAFTASAEKMDLLTENPKLGHITTFGGHPVIASACLATLQELTETNLMEETLEKEKLFRSLLVHPLITEVRGKGLMLAAMTETADITNQVILNCQDKGLILFWLLFEGCAIRITPPLTISEEEIKEGCAIILSVMDDILKNQQL
- a CDS encoding tetratricopeptide repeat protein, which gives rise to MQLSNEEEDYNLSLSKFESMLKTNKVLFFDSEEFEEIILHYLDIGKANLAKKALKLALDQHPKSTGLKLVQVEMLVYEDKLELAEKLLNELYAIEPNNEEIYIQKANICSKRDQHEKAVELLKIALQYTDDYADVYNLIGMEYLFMDNLELAKESFIKCLEEDLEDQSALYNVVYCFEFLDQNQEAIVYLNEYINRNPYSEIAWHQLGRLHYGVKEYENAIRAFDYATLIDDEFLGAFMEKAKAYERLKKYNEAIESYNRTIELDDATSYALLRIGKCYEKLGNAVKALQYYNQTVHEDPLLDKGWIAITDFHMRQKNFQKALFFVNKALAIDNQNRLYWKRYATINKQMNFFEEAEFGYRKAVEFGDYALDTWLFWVDILQFLGEFESAIQTLLQASEYFPEENEIEYRLAGLYFMIQDNTKAKFHLSNGLRLNFDNYIIIEDLFPVVWTKKMVRNYIEKHRK
- a CDS encoding shikimate dehydrogenase family protein, translated to MIDTLKRRFGLLGRNISYSFSKGYFTEKFNNEVFAGNTYENFDISEINHFTGLIKNNPDLKGLNVTIPYKEQIIPYLDKLSKKASLIGAVNTIKFTKSGKLKGYNTDYYGFKKSLKPLLEPHHKKALILGTGGASKGVAFALDELDIPYTFVSREAKENIIDYDLINATTFDNFQIIINCTPVGTSPNIEACPDLPYEFFTEKHIAYDLIYNPAETQFLKNAKERGAVIKNGYDMLIFQAEKAWKIWNK
- a CDS encoding lipid A phosphoethanolamine transferase, yielding MKKFIPYFCIFYFISFYTKAQVSDTSKTNNPFAEARYHYFLKTVILFNEYLDTDNGSYNTTQLRLLYPIGNKAWNLRFDVPLISANTNSVNKTGIGDIGAGISYIPFIKNNNGLAIRARVISNSAQDPNFGSGKWVFIPTVFYARYLKTKKFLWISSLEYQASFAGQSDRSDINITAYENVVLYFFGRNWISADTAFRYNNTVKGFQNNAFLEYGRKISADDLIYIHPSYAFGGEKTYNFGLEIGILVLF
- a CDS encoding DUF349 domain-containing protein → MLEEKNDNLHEADGKLGIDTSSAAQNDAIESEETETAETNAVSNDEIEAEIPAEADHQDALYAITNSNAEESEDETLKERHDIPMKDYDTLSLDALVDELKKLITIDKVMSVKDHIEEIKKSFLSKYNHLLDEKREEFNASKEDPNEEFEYHSPLKSKFDEYYNVFREKRNAHFKHLQTNLKTNLENRLAIVEELKELINPQENIKDTLKHFNDLRERWKNAGAIPKDKYNHVWNNYHFHVENFYDYLHLDREARDLDFKHNLEQKQKIIARVEELVNEADVAKAFRELQDLHRIWKEEIGPVSKEYRDSIWNKFSELTKKIHDKRELLFESQRANEQQNLEVKKDIIAKIEVLGTEKVNSHSQWLVQIQKVEALRNDFFATGKVPTEVNEETWAAFKTAVRNFNAFKNSFYKDIKKDQNDNLNKKMALVAKAKELQESTDFSSTTPIMKQIQEEWKQIGHVPKKYSDKIWKEFKDACNHYFDKLKEHKSEENADEVAAFDNKKAYLETLRAYQLTGDHKTDLDAIKQHIEIWKGYGKVPFSRRHIEGKFNKILDALFEKLSLSKKESEMMRFANRIDSLSDSNDTRKLDNEKIFIMRKIEEVQNEIFQLENNIQFFANTKNSKKENSIVTEVRKNIAIHKESLEVWKDKLKQLRNLNQE
- a CDS encoding OsmC family protein gives rise to the protein MKFTRKAHANWQGTGMEGKGTISTQSTTLDNAQLSFKTRFADGVGTNPEELVAAAHSGCFTMQLSFLLNEAGFTADDLTTEATVTFEDGTITLIHLDLKGKVPSISPEEFEKTAAKAKEICPISKLLNTTITLSASLV